Proteins co-encoded in one Klebsiella michiganensis genomic window:
- a CDS encoding nickel transporter, protein MSIITVTAPVRRWGHLWPLVLFILLAAAGLYALWIYWPQILLSSAGWQRSINQELSGLLRQVAEDPSRAGLSLLSFSFAYGVLHALGPGHGKIVIGTWLATHPSKIKSSLGLTFAASLLQGLVAIALVVVVLGVLALPSRQLHLSSFWLEKGSYLLVGILGLLLSWRALGRLRVQLRRKPKFTSFTPHHVHDATCGCGHQHVPDEKQLAAGSDWRARLMIVLSMGMRPCSGAIMVLLFSKVIGVFSWGVLSALAMAAGTSITISGLALLVHSFRALAVRLSGNRAPALWRQVGWSTLALAGGIILIVAALIMWLSAQPMARGIRPF, encoded by the coding sequence ATGTCAATAATCACCGTCACGGCTCCCGTTCGCCGCTGGGGCCATCTGTGGCCGCTGGTGCTGTTTATCCTGCTCGCCGCCGCCGGGCTTTATGCTTTGTGGATTTACTGGCCGCAAATCCTGCTTAGCTCTGCCGGCTGGCAGCGTTCAATCAATCAGGAATTAAGCGGCCTGTTGCGCCAGGTTGCGGAAGACCCCTCTCGTGCCGGCTTATCGTTGCTCTCTTTCAGTTTTGCCTATGGTGTGCTCCATGCGCTGGGGCCGGGGCACGGCAAGATAGTGATCGGCACCTGGCTTGCGACCCATCCCTCAAAGATTAAAAGCAGCCTTGGTTTGACCTTTGCCGCCTCTTTATTGCAGGGGCTGGTCGCTATAGCGCTGGTGGTCGTGGTGTTGGGCGTCCTGGCCTTGCCATCTCGACAGCTGCATCTCAGCAGCTTCTGGCTGGAGAAAGGCAGCTACCTGCTTGTCGGGATCCTGGGCCTTTTACTGAGCTGGCGGGCTTTGGGGCGTTTACGCGTTCAGCTGCGGCGTAAACCCAAATTCACCTCGTTTACGCCGCATCATGTCCATGATGCTACCTGCGGCTGCGGGCATCAGCACGTCCCGGACGAAAAACAGCTGGCGGCCGGAAGCGACTGGCGGGCCAGGCTGATGATTGTCCTGTCGATGGGAATGCGCCCCTGTTCTGGCGCGATTATGGTGTTACTGTTCAGCAAGGTTATCGGGGTCTTCAGCTGGGGCGTGCTGTCTGCGCTGGCGATGGCGGCGGGCACCTCGATCACCATTTCAGGTTTGGCACTGCTGGTGCACAGCTTCCGTGCGCTGGCAGTTCGCTTAAGCGGGAACCGGGCGCCTGCGCTGTGGCGGCAGGTCGGCTGGTCTACGCTCGCGCTGGCGGGGGGCATTATCCTGATAGTGGCCGCGCTGATTATGTGGCTGAGCGCGCAGCCGATGGCGAGAGGCATTCGGCCTTTCTGA
- a CDS encoding membrane protein: MSDKRISLKGVTILLSGLSAASVQAHPHSFISIVTTPVVAQGQLTGLKMQWTMDEITSADLLYDAGDAKPGSPVWKKLAAEVMANVLGQHYFTEFWHNKEKVKFGNLPPEYGLSRSNHQAVLTFVLPLAHPQPLKGQTYRFSTFDPTYFVDMSYGHDEDVHLPQELASSCKVAVHTPKPSEETLMFAQSLDKADAPPEDMDLGKQFAQEVTLACQ; this comes from the coding sequence ATGAGCGACAAAAGAATCAGCCTGAAAGGAGTAACCATACTGCTATCAGGGCTTTCAGCGGCGAGCGTGCAGGCGCATCCCCATAGTTTTATCTCCATCGTTACCACACCCGTGGTGGCTCAGGGGCAACTGACGGGGCTAAAAATGCAGTGGACGATGGACGAGATTACTTCAGCAGATCTGTTGTATGACGCCGGCGACGCGAAACCGGGTTCTCCGGTGTGGAAGAAGCTGGCCGCAGAAGTGATGGCTAACGTGCTGGGCCAGCACTATTTTACCGAGTTCTGGCATAACAAAGAGAAAGTGAAGTTTGGCAATTTGCCGCCGGAATATGGCCTTAGCCGCAGCAATCATCAGGCGGTGCTGACGTTTGTTCTGCCGCTGGCCCATCCGCAGCCGCTGAAAGGGCAGACATACCGTTTCTCAACCTTCGACCCGACCTATTTTGTCGACATGAGTTATGGCCACGATGAAGACGTGCATCTGCCGCAGGAGCTGGCCTCAAGCTGTAAGGTTGCCGTGCATACGCCAAAACCCAGCGAAGAGACGCTGATGTTCGCGCAGTCGCTGGATAAAGCCGATGCCCCGCCGGAGGACATGGACTTAGGGAAACAGTTTGCTCAGGAGGTGACGCTGGCATGTCAATAA
- a CDS encoding stationary phase inducible protein CsiE — MMTLLTPPPSVLSSSQRRCHLLLMLYLPEQSVTPEVISSLNGVDQRQTLQDIADTGHEIQSYHRLSLTQQQDGSYRIEGTILDRRLCLLHWLRRSLRLCPQFVQHHFGPALKSQLNQLGLIKALYDETNLRALVNLCGRRLKRQYDSRDSQFLTLFLQYCLHQHHSGNAPVLTPQQREWSQLRPEFAVAQEIARHWKRRVMQPANVDEQHFLALLFQLLRIPDPINDEHEQDARLHNEIARMIERFRRQAGLSFSDEQGLSDQLYIHLAQALNRCHFNIGIDHSLPEEITRLYPRLMRTSREVLADFEQHYGIQLSDAEAGLVAVIFGAWLMQESDIQEKQVLLLTADDRELEQNIEQQLRELTLLPLNIKHLAVQQFQSQGAPREVVLVITPYATSLPLFSPPLIHATLPLGDNQQQRIKALLEA; from the coding sequence ATGATGACTTTACTGACGCCGCCACCCTCTGTGCTCTCCAGTTCGCAGCGCCGCTGCCACCTGCTCCTGATGCTCTATCTTCCAGAGCAGAGCGTTACGCCAGAGGTGATTTCCAGCCTTAATGGCGTGGATCAGAGGCAAACCCTGCAAGATATAGCCGACACGGGCCACGAGATCCAGAGTTATCACCGTCTCTCCCTGACTCAGCAGCAGGACGGCAGCTACCGGATTGAAGGCACAATCCTTGATCGTCGCCTCTGCCTGCTGCACTGGCTGCGACGCTCGCTGCGTCTTTGCCCGCAGTTTGTGCAACACCACTTTGGCCCGGCACTGAAGTCTCAGCTAAACCAACTGGGGCTTATCAAGGCGCTATATGACGAAACCAATTTACGTGCGCTGGTTAACCTGTGTGGGCGCCGCTTAAAAAGGCAGTACGACAGCCGGGACAGCCAGTTCCTGACGCTGTTCTTGCAGTATTGCCTGCACCAGCACCACTCCGGCAACGCGCCCGTCCTGACGCCACAGCAGCGAGAATGGAGTCAGCTGCGGCCTGAGTTTGCTGTCGCCCAGGAGATAGCTCGCCACTGGAAGCGCCGCGTGATGCAGCCGGCGAATGTCGACGAGCAACATTTCCTGGCCCTGCTGTTTCAACTGCTCAGGATCCCCGACCCCATTAATGACGAACACGAGCAGGATGCGCGTTTACATAACGAAATAGCGCGAATGATTGAACGCTTTCGCCGACAGGCCGGGCTCTCTTTTAGCGATGAACAGGGACTTAGCGACCAGCTTTATATTCACCTCGCCCAGGCGTTGAATCGCTGCCACTTTAATATCGGTATTGACCACAGCCTGCCCGAAGAGATAACTCGCCTCTATCCAAGGCTGATGAGAACCTCACGAGAGGTACTTGCGGATTTCGAACAGCATTACGGGATTCAATTGTCCGACGCGGAAGCGGGCCTGGTCGCGGTAATTTTTGGTGCCTGGTTAATGCAGGAAAGTGATATTCAGGAAAAACAGGTCTTACTGCTGACCGCCGACGATCGGGAGCTGGAGCAGAACATTGAGCAGCAACTGCGGGAACTGACCCTGCTGCCGCTTAATATTAAGCATCTGGCGGTGCAACAGTTTCAAAGCCAGGGCGCACCGCGTGAAGTGGTGTTGGTCATTACGCCCTACGCGACCTCGCTGCCGCTGTTTTCTCCCCCGCTCATTCACGCCACGCTGCCGCTGGGAGACAACCAGCAGCAGCGCATCAAAGCGCTGCTCGAAGCTTAG
- a CDS encoding 3-phenylpropionic acid transporter (transporter of 3-phenylpropionate across the inner membrane; member of the major facilitator superfamily of transporters), which produces MVLHSTRWLALSYFTYFFSYGVFLPFWSVWLKGVGLPPETIGLLLGSGLIARFLGSLLLAPRVTDPSRLVFALRLLALATLIFAAGFWLGHAALWLLLTMVGFNLFFSPLVPLTDALAGTWQRQMPLDYGRVRLWGSLAFVIGSAITGKLVSEFSSQAILVLLTIGAASMLIGMMLRPSIMPQGETRHQASAGWPAWKGLIISAWRFLACVSLLQGAHAAYYGFSAIYWQGAGYSASVVGYLWSLGVVAEIVIFALSNKLFRRWSARDLLLLSTVTGIVRWSLMASTTELPWLIVAQILHCGSFTICHLAAMRYISARKGGEVIRLQAVYSAVAMGGGIAVMTIFSGFLYQHLQGGMFWVMALVAAPALFLRPKVTAVSPVAES; this is translated from the coding sequence ATGGTTTTGCATTCCACGCGCTGGCTGGCGCTCAGTTACTTTACCTACTTCTTTAGCTATGGCGTGTTTTTGCCCTTCTGGAGCGTCTGGCTCAAAGGCGTCGGACTTCCCCCTGAAACGATCGGATTGCTGTTAGGCTCAGGGTTAATCGCCCGTTTCCTCGGCAGTTTGTTATTAGCCCCCCGTGTGACCGATCCTTCCCGCCTTGTTTTTGCCCTTCGTCTATTGGCCCTGGCTACCTTAATCTTTGCCGCCGGTTTCTGGCTGGGCCATGCTGCGCTCTGGCTGCTGCTAACGATGGTGGGCTTTAACCTGTTTTTCTCGCCGCTGGTGCCGTTGACCGACGCGCTGGCGGGCACCTGGCAGCGGCAAATGCCGCTGGATTATGGCCGGGTGCGGCTCTGGGGATCGCTGGCGTTTGTTATCGGTTCGGCCATTACCGGCAAGCTGGTGAGCGAGTTCAGTTCCCAGGCTATTCTGGTGCTGCTGACCATTGGCGCGGCGTCGATGCTGATTGGCATGATGCTGCGGCCTTCCATTATGCCGCAGGGCGAAACCCGGCATCAGGCTTCGGCGGGCTGGCCGGCCTGGAAAGGGCTGATTATCAGCGCCTGGCGTTTTCTGGCCTGTGTTTCTCTGCTTCAAGGCGCGCATGCGGCGTATTACGGTTTTAGCGCGATTTACTGGCAGGGCGCAGGTTATTCCGCTTCAGTTGTGGGCTATTTATGGTCACTGGGGGTGGTGGCGGAAATTGTTATCTTTGCCCTCAGCAACAAATTGTTCCGCCGCTGGAGCGCCAGAGATTTGCTGTTGCTGTCCACGGTGACCGGCATTGTTCGCTGGAGCCTGATGGCAAGCACCACCGAACTTCCGTGGCTGATTGTGGCGCAGATCCTGCACTGCGGCAGCTTCACGATTTGCCACCTGGCGGCGATGCGCTATATCTCTGCCCGCAAAGGCGGGGAGGTTATCCGCCTGCAGGCCGTTTACTCCGCCGTTGCCATGGGCGGTGGTATCGCCGTGATGACGATTTTCTCGGGCTTCCTCTATCAGCATCTGCAGGGCGGTATGTTCTGGGTTATGGCTCTGGTGGCGGCTCCGGCGCTGTTTCTGCGGCCAAAAGTAACCGCAGTCAGCCCGGTGGCGGAAAGCTAA
- a CDS encoding alcohol dehydrogenase: MKTMLAAYLPGNSTVELREVAVPKPGINQVLLKMKSSGICGSDVHYIYHQHRATAAAPDKPLYQGFINGHEPCGQIVATGEGCRHFKEGDRVLVYHISGCGFCANCRRGFPISCTGKGKAAYGWQRDGGHAEYLLAEEKDLIQLPDALSYEDGAFISCGVGTAYEGILRGEVSGSDNVLVVGLGPVGMMAMMLARGRGAKRIIGVDMLPDRLATAKKLGLMDHGYLATTERLPELVAELTRGGADVALDCSGNAAGRLLALQSTADWGRVVYIGETGKVEFEVSADLMHHQRRIIGSWVTSLYHMEKCAHDLTDWKLYPRSAITHRFSLEQAGEAYALMASGKCGKVVINFPD; the protein is encoded by the coding sequence ATGAAAACGATGCTGGCAGCCTATCTACCGGGTAACTCTACCGTCGAACTGCGGGAAGTTGCCGTTCCAAAGCCAGGGATTAACCAGGTTCTGTTGAAAATGAAGTCGTCAGGTATTTGCGGGAGCGATGTGCATTACATCTACCATCAGCACCGTGCCACGGCCGCCGCGCCCGATAAGCCGCTTTATCAGGGATTTATCAACGGCCATGAGCCGTGCGGGCAAATCGTGGCGACGGGCGAAGGCTGTCGACACTTTAAAGAGGGTGACAGGGTACTGGTCTACCATATCTCAGGCTGCGGATTCTGCGCCAACTGCCGCCGCGGGTTCCCTATCTCCTGTACCGGAAAAGGCAAGGCGGCATACGGCTGGCAGCGCGACGGTGGCCATGCCGAATATCTGCTGGCGGAAGAAAAAGACCTGATCCAACTGCCGGATGCACTTAGCTACGAGGACGGCGCTTTTATCAGCTGCGGCGTTGGGACGGCCTATGAAGGTATTTTGCGCGGCGAGGTTTCCGGGAGTGACAATGTGCTGGTGGTGGGGCTCGGCCCTGTAGGCATGATGGCCATGATGTTGGCTCGCGGGCGGGGGGCGAAGCGCATAATTGGCGTTGATATGCTGCCGGACAGGCTGGCAACGGCAAAAAAACTGGGCCTGATGGATCACGGCTATCTGGCGACAACTGAAAGGCTGCCCGAGCTGGTTGCTGAGCTGACGCGCGGCGGCGCCGATGTGGCGCTTGATTGCTCTGGCAACGCCGCTGGCCGCCTGCTTGCCCTGCAGTCCACGGCGGATTGGGGTCGAGTGGTTTACATCGGTGAAACGGGAAAAGTTGAGTTTGAGGTTAGCGCTGACTTGATGCACCATCAGCGCCGCATCATTGGCTCATGGGTCACCAGCCTCTACCACATGGAAAAGTGCGCCCACGACCTGACGGACTGGAAACTGTATCCGCGCAGCGCTATTACCCATCGTTTCTCGCTGGAGCAGGCAGGCGAAGCCTACGCGCTAATGGCGAGCGGCAAATGCGGAAAAGTGGTGATTAACTTCCCGGACTGA
- a CDS encoding sugar ABC transporter permease, giving the protein MSASSLTLPQGKNASLKQFVSRHINVIGLLVVIAILYLAFSFNAPGFISLNNQMNVLRDAATIGIAAWAMTLIIISGEIDVSVGPMVAFISVCLAFLLQFQVPLGIACLLVLLLGALLGTLAGVLRGVFNVPSFVATLGLWSALRGMGLFMTNALPVPIDENPVLDWFGGQILGLPVSAVIMMLLFALFVFISRKTAFGRSVFAIGGNAAAAQLCGINVKRVRIMIFTLSGLLAAITGILLAARLGSGNAGAANGLEFDVIAAVVVGGTALSGGRGSLLGTLLGVLVITLIGNGLVLLGINSFFQQVVRGAIIVVAVLANILLTQRNNKARR; this is encoded by the coding sequence ATGTCAGCCTCGTCTCTCACGTTGCCGCAAGGCAAAAACGCATCGCTGAAGCAGTTCGTTAGCCGTCACATTAACGTGATCGGTCTGCTGGTGGTGATTGCCATTCTCTATCTGGCGTTTTCTTTCAATGCGCCAGGTTTTATCTCCTTGAATAACCAGATGAACGTTCTGCGGGATGCGGCCACTATCGGTATTGCAGCCTGGGCGATGACGCTCATCATTATCTCCGGTGAAATTGACGTCAGCGTTGGGCCTATGGTGGCCTTTATCTCCGTATGCCTGGCGTTTTTACTGCAGTTCCAGGTTCCACTGGGGATTGCCTGTCTGCTGGTGCTTTTACTCGGTGCGCTGTTGGGCACGCTGGCTGGCGTTCTGCGCGGGGTGTTCAATGTGCCGAGCTTCGTGGCGACCCTGGGGCTGTGGAGTGCCCTGCGTGGGATGGGATTATTCATGACCAACGCGCTACCGGTGCCCATTGACGAAAACCCCGTTCTGGACTGGTTTGGCGGTCAGATTTTAGGCCTGCCGGTTTCCGCCGTCATCATGATGCTGCTGTTTGCTCTGTTTGTTTTTATTAGTCGTAAAACGGCCTTTGGCCGCTCGGTCTTTGCCATCGGCGGCAACGCAGCGGCGGCGCAGCTGTGCGGCATCAACGTTAAACGCGTACGCATCATGATCTTTACGCTCTCCGGCCTGCTGGCCGCCATTACGGGGATTTTGCTTGCCGCCCGGCTTGGGTCAGGGAATGCGGGCGCCGCCAATGGCCTGGAGTTTGACGTGATTGCCGCGGTGGTTGTCGGTGGTACGGCGCTTTCCGGCGGGCGAGGCTCGCTGCTGGGGACGCTCCTCGGGGTGCTGGTTATTACATTGATTGGCAACGGCCTGGTGCTGCTCGGCATCAACTCCTTTTTCCAGCAGGTGGTGCGCGGCGCCATTATCGTGGTGGCGGTGCTGGCGAACATCCTGCTCACTCAGCGAAACAACAAAGCAAGGCGCTGA
- a CDS encoding heme ABC transporter ATP-binding protein: MTTEKIGPLPVAQIIAGHKRYPGVVAMDNVNFTLHKGEVRALLGKNGAGKSTLIRMLTGSERLDSGEVLLGGKRLEGRDASLTRQASSLGVRAVYQELSLVDGLTVAENLCLGNWPRRRGAIDNTRMVHQAKKSLQTLGVEIDPEVLVESLSPAQKQLVEIARVMEGEPGVVILDEPTSSLANAEVELVIEAVRKMSALGIAVIYVSHRMEEIRRIATSATIMRDGQVAGDVSLGSTSTQHIVTLMLGHETQKHPPVSIAAANGEPVLEIRGLQRLPQLRDISMTLKRGEVLGIAGLLGAGRSELLKSLIGLEPFDSGEIVLNGEMLKRPDYADMLRRGVGYTPENRKEAGIIPLLGVNENTVITNRSRVSKRGVLQWDKIRRLTEEIMRRMSVKAANSETAIGTLSGGNQQKVVIGRWVYAQSQVLLLDEPTRGVDIEAKQQIYRIVRELAQEGKSVVFISSEVEELPLVCDRILLLQHGTFSKEFRSPVSVDELMSALLSVH; encoded by the coding sequence ATGACAACAGAAAAAATCGGGCCGCTGCCCGTCGCGCAAATTATTGCTGGTCATAAACGCTATCCGGGCGTGGTTGCCATGGATAACGTCAATTTCACCCTCCATAAAGGCGAGGTGAGAGCTCTGCTGGGAAAAAACGGGGCCGGGAAATCAACGTTAATTCGCATGCTGACCGGCAGCGAACGGCTGGATAGCGGCGAGGTGTTACTGGGAGGAAAGCGCCTTGAAGGCAGAGATGCGTCTCTGACCCGGCAGGCATCTTCCCTCGGCGTTAGGGCCGTTTATCAGGAGCTAAGTCTCGTCGACGGCCTGACAGTGGCGGAAAACCTTTGCCTGGGCAACTGGCCCCGGCGGCGCGGCGCAATCGACAATACACGGATGGTGCATCAGGCGAAAAAAAGCCTGCAGACGCTCGGTGTAGAAATTGACCCTGAAGTGCTGGTTGAAAGCCTTAGCCCCGCGCAAAAACAGCTGGTGGAGATTGCCCGTGTTATGGAGGGAGAGCCTGGCGTGGTGATCCTTGATGAGCCCACCAGTTCCCTCGCCAACGCTGAAGTGGAGCTGGTGATTGAAGCCGTGCGTAAAATGTCCGCCCTGGGTATTGCGGTGATCTACGTTAGCCACCGCATGGAGGAAATTCGGCGTATCGCTACTTCGGCCACGATCATGCGCGATGGCCAGGTCGCGGGCGACGTTTCTCTCGGCAGCACTTCGACCCAGCATATTGTCACCCTGATGCTCGGGCATGAAACCCAAAAGCATCCTCCTGTCTCAATAGCCGCTGCGAATGGCGAGCCGGTGCTGGAGATTCGCGGGTTGCAGCGTCTTCCCCAGCTCAGGGATATTTCCATGACGCTAAAGCGTGGCGAAGTTCTGGGGATTGCCGGGCTGCTTGGCGCCGGACGTAGTGAACTGCTGAAGTCACTTATCGGGCTCGAGCCTTTTGATAGCGGTGAAATTGTTCTCAATGGTGAAATGCTAAAGCGTCCCGATTACGCGGATATGCTGCGGCGCGGGGTGGGTTACACACCAGAAAACCGCAAAGAAGCGGGGATCATTCCTTTGCTTGGCGTCAATGAAAATACCGTGATCACTAACCGCAGCCGGGTGAGTAAAAGAGGCGTCCTTCAATGGGACAAAATTCGTCGCCTCACGGAAGAGATCATGCGGCGGATGAGCGTGAAGGCTGCCAACAGCGAAACGGCCATCGGCACGCTCTCGGGGGGCAATCAGCAAAAGGTGGTTATTGGCCGCTGGGTCTACGCCCAAAGTCAGGTTCTGCTGTTAGATGAGCCCACGCGCGGTGTGGACATCGAAGCCAAGCAGCAGATTTATCGTATCGTCCGGGAGCTGGCGCAGGAAGGAAAGAGCGTCGTGTTCATTTCAAGCGAGGTGGAAGAGCTTCCTCTCGTATGCGACCGAATTTTGCTGCTGCAGCACGGCACTTTCAGCAAAGAGTTCCGGTCTCCCGTCAGCGTGGACGAACTGATGTCCGCCCTTTTGTCTGTGCACTGA
- a CDS encoding sugar ABC transporter substrate-binding protein: protein MSRLTRKSFFAVLMLLSASSASLAAGKEITVGAIYLDTQGYYAGVRQGVQDAAKSSDVKVQLIETNAQGDISKESSFVDTLVARNVDAIILSAVSENGSTRTIRRASEAGIPVICYNTCINQKGVETYISAYLVGDPLEFGKKLGNAAADYFIAHNIAAPKIAIINCEAFEVCVQRRKGFEEALKARVPGMQIVANQEGTVLDKAISVGEKLIVSSQNLDAIMGESGGATLGAVKAVRNQNKVGKIAVFGSDMTTEIAQELQNNQVLKAVVDISGKKMGNAVFAQTVDVINKNPPKEKITQVPIDLYSKAEDGKQWLATHVDGLP from the coding sequence ATGTCCCGACTCACCAGAAAATCGTTTTTTGCCGTGCTGATGCTATTAAGCGCCTCTTCCGCGAGCCTTGCCGCCGGGAAAGAGATAACCGTGGGAGCCATCTATCTCGACACTCAGGGATATTATGCAGGCGTTCGCCAGGGCGTACAGGATGCGGCCAAATCTTCGGACGTCAAGGTGCAGTTAATCGAAACTAACGCCCAGGGAGATATTTCTAAAGAAAGCTCATTCGTTGACACGCTGGTTGCCAGAAACGTGGACGCAATTATTCTTTCTGCCGTTTCGGAAAATGGCAGCACCCGTACCATTCGCCGCGCAAGCGAAGCGGGGATTCCGGTTATTTGTTACAACACCTGTATTAATCAAAAGGGCGTAGAAACATACATCTCCGCCTATCTGGTTGGCGACCCGCTGGAGTTTGGTAAAAAGCTCGGGAATGCCGCCGCCGACTACTTTATTGCACACAATATTGCCGCGCCGAAAATCGCCATTATTAACTGCGAAGCCTTCGAAGTGTGCGTTCAGCGCCGGAAAGGTTTTGAGGAGGCGCTGAAAGCGCGCGTTCCGGGGATGCAAATTGTCGCTAACCAGGAAGGCACCGTGCTTGATAAAGCGATTTCCGTTGGCGAGAAATTAATTGTCTCGAGTCAAAATCTCGACGCCATTATGGGCGAGTCAGGCGGGGCAACACTCGGCGCCGTTAAAGCCGTGCGTAATCAAAATAAGGTCGGGAAGATTGCCGTATTCGGCTCAGACATGACCACCGAAATAGCCCAGGAATTGCAGAATAACCAGGTGCTGAAGGCGGTGGTGGATATTTCCGGTAAGAAAATGGGCAATGCCGTATTTGCCCAGACGGTAGACGTCATTAACAAAAATCCGCCTAAAGAGAAAATCACTCAGGTGCCGATCGATTTATACAGCAAGGCAGAAGACGGCAAGCAGTGGCTGGCCACGCACGTTGATGGTTTACCGTAG
- a CDS encoding beta-1 3-glucan biosynthesis protein encodes MLLNALEKWLKQHLPEIAADLNPGVDEHLLDTFSRRLNAPLPDAFKALYRWHNGQRMAIHSGPWYGLSFLTLEQVIKELDDWQSVIAGLPSEELREMNATMSSTPPGFVKCEYSNPLWIPFAYDYGGNYLGIDLAPGMKGHYGQVINFGRDEKRKIAVAPDLNSFIMWMLKELKLGNVNIREEEDGGRSFNTLHPEKYHFLDSLAGMFPAQK; translated from the coding sequence ATGCTGCTAAATGCGCTGGAGAAATGGCTCAAACAGCATCTTCCTGAAATAGCCGCCGATCTTAATCCCGGTGTGGATGAACACCTGCTGGATACCTTTTCAAGGCGTTTAAATGCGCCACTGCCCGACGCCTTTAAAGCGCTTTATCGCTGGCATAATGGGCAAAGAATGGCTATTCATTCTGGCCCCTGGTATGGGCTAAGTTTTCTCACGTTAGAGCAAGTGATAAAGGAGCTTGATGACTGGCAGTCGGTTATTGCCGGTTTGCCATCTGAAGAGTTGCGGGAAATGAATGCCACAATGTCCTCCACGCCGCCGGGTTTCGTGAAGTGTGAATATAGCAACCCATTGTGGATCCCTTTTGCATACGACTATGGCGGTAACTATTTGGGAATCGATTTGGCTCCCGGTATGAAAGGGCATTACGGGCAGGTGATTAATTTTGGCCGGGATGAAAAAAGGAAAATTGCGGTGGCTCCCGACCTAAACAGCTTCATTATGTGGATGCTTAAAGAACTCAAATTAGGGAACGTAAATATTCGTGAAGAAGAAGATGGAGGTCGAAGTTTCAATACTCTTCATCCTGAGAAATATCATTTCCTGGACTCTCTGGCGGGAATGTTTCCTGCTCAAAAATAA
- a CDS encoding membrane protein, with protein MNTLRYFDFGQSRALILLIARIALILLFIIFGLPKISGFSGTVAYMEHLGTPLPTLAAAIAVFMEVVAAILVIIGFFTRPLAILFVFYTLGTAVIGHHYWSMTGDAVMPNMINFYKNISIAGGFLLLAVTGPGAISVDKR; from the coding sequence ATGAACACACTACGCTACTTCGATTTTGGTCAATCTCGTGCCCTGATCCTGCTTATTGCCCGTATTGCGTTGATTCTGCTGTTCATTATTTTCGGCTTGCCGAAGATCAGCGGATTCAGCGGCACCGTGGCCTATATGGAGCATCTTGGAACGCCACTCCCTACGCTTGCCGCCGCGATTGCGGTGTTTATGGAAGTTGTTGCCGCTATCCTGGTCATCATCGGGTTCTTTACCCGCCCGTTGGCTATTTTGTTTGTGTTTTATACCCTCGGCACGGCGGTTATCGGCCACCATTACTGGAGTATGACCGGGGATGCCGTAATGCCTAATATGATTAATTTCTATAAAAACATCAGCATAGCCGGTGGATTCCTGCTGCTGGCGGTGACCGGCCCTGGGGCTATTTCCGTCGATAAGCGTTAA